From the genome of Candidatus Nealsonbacteria bacterium CG07_land_8_20_14_0_80_39_13:
TTTACCTTCGTCAAAACCTCAAATCCGTCCATATTCGGCAAAATAAGGTCCAGCAAAACTAACTGGGGCTTTTCTTCTCTTATCTTTTTCAAGCCCTCTTCTCCATTACAGGCAATAGAAACGTTAAACCCTTCGCTTTCAACCTTGCGGAGAATTAATTCTCTTAAAAATTCGTCATCTTCAATAATCAAAACTTTATCTGCCATATTTTTTAAATTATTTTTTAATTAACTTTTTTAATTTATATGACTCCATTAT
Proteins encoded in this window:
- a CDS encoding response regulator, giving the protein MADKVLIIEDDEFLRELILRKVESEGFNVSIACNGEEGLKKIREEKPQLVLLDLILPNMDGFEVLTKVKEDEELSSIPVVILSNLGQKEDIEKALKIGAADYLIKAHFTPSKIIEKIRNILS